One window from the genome of Musa acuminata AAA Group cultivar baxijiao chromosome BXJ1-4, Cavendish_Baxijiao_AAA, whole genome shotgun sequence encodes:
- the LOC135584919 gene encoding uncharacterized protein LOC135584919, whose product MTSSDRTERMLEEAFKIRGRDKKGRKILRIVGKFFPARELMSAAQGGGEEVLRSFLERRVFPELAGAPFVVVYMHALVQRSENFPGVTALRSVYEALPAAVRDGLRAVYFVHPGLQARLFFATFGRFLFSAGLYGKLRYVSRLEFLWEHMRRGEVEVPEFVEDHDEELEHRPLMDYGLVESDHHHRALDDPAMDTTASMYSYRCIS is encoded by the exons ATGACGAGCAGTGATCGCACGGAGAGGATGCTGGAGGAGGCATTCAAGATCCGCGGCCGGGACAAGAAGGGCCGCAAGATCCTCCGCATCGTTGGCAAGTTCTTCCCAG CGAGGGAATTGATGAGCGCAGCGCAGGGTGGAGGCGAGGAGGTACTGCGGAGTTTCTTGGAGAGGAGGGTGTTCCCGGAGCTCGCTGGGGCGCCGTTCGTGGTGGTGTACATGCATGCCCTCGTTCAGAGGTCCGAGAACTTCCCCGGCGTGACGGCGCTGCGGTCGGTCTACGAGGCGCTCCCCGCCGCCGTCCGCGACGGGCTCCGCGCCGTTTACTTCGTGCACCCGGGCCTGCAGGCCCGCCTCTTCTTCGCCACCTTCGGCCGCTTCCTCTTCAGCGCCGG GTTATACGGGAAGCTGCGATACGTGAGCCGGCTGGAGTTCCTGTGGGAGCACATGAGGAGGGGCGAGGTGGAGGTGCCGGAGTTCGTGGAGGACCACGACGAGGAGCTGGAGCACCGCCCGCTCATGGACTACGGCCTGGTGGAGAGCGACCACCACCACCGGGCCTTAGACGACCCCGCCATGGACACGACCGCTTCCATGTACTCGTACCGGTGCATCTCCTAG
- the LOC103993924 gene encoding glutathione S-transferase F10: MASVKVFGSPTSAEVARVLTCLFEKEIEFQLIRVDTYKGQKRLPEYLKLQPFGQALTFEDGKTTLVDSRAICRHLAEKYVEQGNKDLLGSGTLERASIEQWLQTEAQNFDQPSSALVFNLAFPPLPGLVPDEEVIERSKKRLAQVLDIYEQRLDETKYLAGDKFTLADLSHLPNTERLVSNKECRSLFEARKNVFKWCKAILGRASWKRVVEMQKEPPHIV; this comes from the exons ATGGCTAGCGTGAAGGTTTTCGGCTCCCCGACGTCGGCAGAGGTGGCGAGGGTGCTCACCTGCCTCTTCGAGAAGGAGATCGAGTTCCAGCTCATTCGCGTCGACACCTACAAGGGCCAGAAGAGGCTCCCCGAGTACCTCAAGCTACAG CCCTTTGGACAAGCTCTAACTTTTGAAGATGGAAAGACGACCCTCGTCG ATTCCAGAGCCATATGCCGACACTTGGCGGAGAAGTATGTGGAACAAGGTAACAAAGACCTTCTCGGCTCCGGGACGCTCGAGAGGGCATCGATCGAGCAATGGCTGCAGACGGAGGCTCAGAACTTCGACCAGCCCAGCTCCGCGCTCGTCTTCAACCTGGCGTTTCCGCCGCTCCCGGGCCTGGTGCCGGACGAGGAGGTGATCGAGAGAAGCAAGAAGAGGCTGGCCCAGGTGCTCGACATCTACGAGCAGCGGCTGGACGAGACCAAGTACCTGGCCGGAGACAAGTTCACGCTCGCCGACCTCTCGCACCTTCCCAACACCGAGCGCCTGGTGTCGAACAAAGAGTGCCGTTCGCTCTTCGAGGCCAGGAAGAACGTGTTCAAGTGGTGCAAAGCGATTTTGGGCCGGGCCTCGTGGAAGAGGGTGGTGGAGATGCAGAAGGAGCCGCCACACATCGTCTAA
- the LOC135672525 gene encoding glutathione S-transferase-like — protein MTMLKVFGQPAATDVARVLTCLFEKDLQFQIVRIDSFKGEHKVPEFLRLQNPCGQVAFKDGDVTLVDSRDICRHISKKYEDKGNKALSGTGFLQRASIEQWLQAEAVSFEPPSSALVFQLTFAPALHMPPDEELIQQNEEKLSKVLDIYNSRLGESEYLTGDTFTLADLSHLPNSHYLTMSERGRKLFETRGNVARWCTAISARSSWKQVVEMQSEGPGLI, from the exons ATGACAATGTTGAAGGTATTTGGACAGCCGGCCGCCACAGACGTGGCCAGGGTGCTAACTTGCCTCTTTGAGAAGGATCTGCAGTTCCAAATCGTTCGTATCGATTCGTTCAAGGGGGAGCACAAGGTGCCGGAGTTCCTCAGGTTACAG AATCCATGTGGTCAAGTAGCCTTCAAAGATGGAGATGTAACTCTTGTTG ATTCAAGAGATATTTGTCGACACATCTCCAAGAAGTACGAAGACAAGGGAAACAAGGCTCTTTCTGGTACTGGCTTCCTCCAGAGGGCATCGATCGAGCAGTGGCTGCAAGCAGAAGCTGTGAGCTTCGAGCCTCCTAGCTCTGCTTTGGTCTTCCAATTGACCTTTGCACCAGCACTTCACATGCCACCCGACGAGGAACTTATCCAGCAAAACGAGGAGAAACTGTCCAAGGTGCTCGACATCTATAACTCCAGGCTCGGAGAAAGCGAGTACTTAACTGGTGACACGTTCACGCTCGCTGATCTCTCTCACCTTCCCAACTCGCACTACCTCACCATGTCCGAGAGGGGACGCAAGCTTTTCGAGACCAGGGGGAACGTGGCGAGATGGTGCACTGCAATCTCAGCACGGTCGTCGTGGAAGCAAGTCGTCGAGATGCAGAGCGAGGGTCCCGGTCTGATTTGA
- the LOC108952952 gene encoding small polypeptide DEVIL 17-like: MGQCASRRARRARGRRWREDEDAASDKVGCLAVAKEKRSRFYILRRCVVMLLCWHKYGKC, translated from the coding sequence ATGGGCCAGTGCGCATCGAGGAGGGCGAGGCGGGCACGCGGCAGACGGTGGCGAGAAGATGAGGACGCGGCGTCGGACAAGGTCGGTTGCCTCGCGGTGGCGAAGGAGAAGCGGTCCAGGTTCTACATCCTGCGGCGGTGCGTGGTGATGCTTCTCTGCTGGCACAAGTACGGCAAGTGCTGA